One genomic region from Scomber scombrus chromosome 19, fScoSco1.1, whole genome shotgun sequence encodes:
- the LOC134001010 gene encoding E3 ubiquitin/ISG15 ligase TRIM25-like, translating to MAQKDQLDRETFSCSICLDLLKDPVTTTCGHSYCMSCIKSHWDGEDQRRIYSCPQCRQTFTPRPVLKKNTMLAALVEQLKKTGLQAAPADHCYAGPEDVACDVCTGRKRKAFKSCLTCSASYCENHLQSHFESTKLKKHKLVEPSEKLQENICSRHDEVMKIFCRTDKKYICYLCTMEDHKGHDTVPAAAERTERQRELEVSRLNIQQRIQHREKDVKLLQQEVEAVSLSADKAVEDSEKIFTQLIRLLQKRSSDVKQQIRSQQETEVSRVKELQEKLQQEITELKRKDAELKQLSHTEDHNQFLHNYPSVSQLSEPTDSSSINIRPLRYFEDVTAAVSELRDKLQDILRDTWTNISLTVTEVKVLLSEPEPKTRAEFLKYSREITLDPNTANTDLLLSEGNRKVECTNQPQSYSRHTDRFTDDTQVLSRESLTGRCYWEVERRRGGLFTGVYVAVAYKNISRAGRESIFGRNDKSWSLRCFFSRYEFWFNNIQTLVSGPDSSRVGVYLDHRAGILSFYSVSKTMTLLHRVQTTFTQPLYAGVCVYGFGATAELCQVK from the coding sequence atggcgcagaaagatcagctggaccgagaaaCCTTCTCTTGTTCAAtatgtctggatctactgaaggatccggtgactactacctgtggacacagctactgtatgagctgtattaagtcacactgggatggagaggatcagagaaggatctacagctgccctcagtgcagacagaccttcacaccgaggcctgtcctgaagaaaaacaccatgttagcagctttagtggagcagctgaagaagactggactccaagcagctcctgctgatcactgctatgctggacctgaagatgtggcctgtgatgtctgcactgggaggaagaggaaagccttcaagtcctgtctgacgTGTTCagcctcttactgtgagaatcacctccagtctcactttgaatcaaccaagttaaagaaacacaagctggtggagccctcggagaagctccaggagaacatctgctctcgtcatgatgaggtgatgaagatattctgccgtacagataagaagtatatctgttatctgtgcactatggaggatcataaaggccacgacacagtcccagctgcagcagaaaggactgagaggcagagagagctcgaggtgagtcgactaaacatccagcagagaatccagcacagagagaaagatgtgaagctgcttcaacaggaggtggaggccgtcagtctctctgctgataaagcagtggaggacagtgagaagatcttcactcagctgatccgtctcctccagaaaagaagctctgatgtgaagcagcagatcagatcccagcaggaaactgaagtgagtcgagtcaaagagcttcaggagaagctgcagcaggagatcactgagctgaagaggaaagacgctgaactgaagcagctctcacacacagaggatcacaaccagtttctacacaactacccctcagtgtcacaactcagtgaacctacagattcatccagcatcaatatccgtcctctgagatactttgaggatgtgacagcagctgtgtcagagctcagagataaactacaggacatcctgagggacacatggacaaacatctcactgacagtgactgaagtgAAGGTTTTACTatcagaaccagaacccaagaccagagctgagttcttaaaatattcacgtgaaatcactctggatccaaacacagcaaacacagatctgttattatctgaagggaacagaaaagtagaatgTACGAATCAACCACAGTCTTATtctagacacacagacagattcactgatgatactcaggtcctgagtagagagagtctgactggacgttgttactgggaggtggagaggagaagaggaggattGTTCACAGGAGTTTatgtagcagtcgcatacaagaatatcagcagagcaggacgTGAATCTATATTTGGacgtaatgacaaatcttggtctcTACGTTGTTTCTTTAGCAGGTATGAATTTTGGTTCAACAACATTCAAACTCTCGTCTCAGGTCCTgattcctccagagtcggagtgtacctggatcacagagcaggtattctgtctttctacagcgtctctaaaaccatgactctcctccacagagtccagaccacattcactcagcctctctatgctggagtTTGTGTTTATGGTTTTGGAgccacagctgagttgtgtcaagtgaaataa